Proteins encoded within one genomic window of Bacillus sp. 1NLA3E:
- the cmpA gene encoding cortex morphogenetic protein CmpA has translation MPTWFQNQMQRAYYEKNRHQIKLLNQCWFIYRKKHCP, from the coding sequence ATGCCGACTTGGTTTCAGAACCAAATGCAAAGGGCATATTATGAGAAAAACCGTCATCAAATTAAACTATTAAACCAATGTTGGTTTATATACAGAAAAAAACACTGCCCCTAA
- a CDS encoding SprT family protein, protein MDNNKLQEMVEEISIRFFQKSFLHQAFFNPRLRSTGGRYLLANHNIDINKKYFELFGEKELIGIIKHELCHYHLHLEGRGYRHRDHDFKQLLKKVEAPRFCTPLPGRTKRRTVKKVLIYNCQECSQLYKRKRAVNTSKYVCGKCKGKLVLVKELTEK, encoded by the coding sequence TTGGATAACAATAAACTTCAAGAAATGGTTGAAGAAATTTCAATACGATTTTTTCAAAAGTCCTTCCTGCATCAAGCTTTTTTCAATCCGAGATTGCGTTCTACAGGTGGACGATACCTTCTGGCGAATCATAATATTGATATTAATAAGAAGTATTTTGAACTTTTTGGCGAAAAAGAACTAATTGGTATTATTAAGCACGAGCTTTGCCATTACCATCTGCATCTTGAAGGTAGGGGATACCGTCATCGTGATCACGATTTTAAACAACTGCTTAAGAAGGTGGAAGCACCTCGTTTTTGTACGCCTCTTCCTGGCCGAACGAAACGGAGAACGGTAAAAAAGGTCCTGATCTATAATTGCCAAGAGTGTTCTCAATTGTATAAACGGAAAAGAGCGGTGAATACTTCAAAATACGTATGTGGTAAATGTAAAGGGAAACTAGTGTTAGTAAAAGAGTTGACAGAGAAATAA
- the tsaE gene encoding tRNA (adenosine(37)-N6)-threonylcarbamoyltransferase complex ATPase subunit type 1 TsaE yields the protein MSEFEFISNNPQQTTEFAKQLAQKLQPGDVIALEGDLGAGKTTFTKGLAEGLGISRTVNSPTFTIIKEYQGRIPLYHMDVYRVEDSFEDLGFDEYFEGNGVTVVEWAHLIKDQLPDSILTIYLYHENEYARKIVLKPRGTRYEELCKEIN from the coding sequence ATGAGTGAATTTGAGTTCATTTCAAATAATCCGCAACAAACAACAGAATTTGCTAAACAACTAGCTCAAAAACTTCAACCTGGAGATGTGATTGCTCTTGAGGGTGATTTAGGTGCGGGGAAGACCACTTTTACAAAAGGGCTTGCAGAGGGGTTAGGTATCAGTAGAACGGTCAATAGCCCAACTTTTACGATCATAAAAGAATATCAAGGGAGAATTCCGCTTTATCATATGGATGTATATAGAGTAGAGGATTCTTTTGAAGATCTAGGTTTTGATGAGTATTTCGAAGGAAATGGTGTAACTGTTGTGGAGTGGGCTCATCTCATTAAGGATCAGTTACCTGATAGTATATTGACGATTTACCTATACCATGAAAATGAATATGCACGTAAAATTGTTTTAAAACCGCGAGGGACTCGCTATGAGGAATTATGTAAGGAGATTAACTAA
- the tsaB gene encoding tRNA (adenosine(37)-N6)-threonylcarbamoyltransferase complex dimerization subunit type 1 TsaB — MKVLAIDTSNYALGISLIDEDKVIGEYITNVKKNHSVRVMPAIEELMKVCDILPSDLTKIVVAKGPGSYTGVRIGVTIAKTLAWTLNIPLVGVSSLEVLAASVGRYFQGSISPLFDARRGQVYTGLYQFNEGKLQVIKKDQLVLSQDWAQDLKKRSESILFIGNDLPIHRNGIEEVLTHQAYFAEITEHNPRPSELALLGRDLPGEDVHSFVPNYIRLAEAEAKWLEAKKEMQ; from the coding sequence ATGAAGGTATTAGCAATTGATACTTCTAATTATGCTTTAGGAATTTCACTCATTGATGAAGATAAGGTTATTGGTGAATACATTACGAATGTAAAGAAAAATCATTCTGTCCGAGTCATGCCAGCAATTGAGGAGTTGATGAAGGTTTGTGATATCCTTCCTTCAGATTTAACCAAGATAGTTGTTGCAAAAGGGCCAGGCTCATATACGGGTGTGCGAATCGGTGTAACGATTGCCAAAACACTGGCTTGGACATTGAATATTCCGCTAGTAGGGGTTTCCAGCTTAGAAGTATTGGCTGCATCAGTCGGTCGTTATTTCCAAGGAAGCATTTCGCCATTATTTGATGCTAGACGAGGACAAGTTTATACCGGGCTTTACCAATTCAATGAAGGAAAACTGCAAGTTATCAAAAAAGACCAGCTTGTACTTTCACAGGACTGGGCGCAGGACTTGAAAAAACGATCTGAAAGCATCTTATTTATTGGTAATGATTTACCGATTCATCGGAATGGGATTGAAGAAGTTCTTACACATCAAGCATACTTTGCAGAGATAACAGAACATAACCCACGTCCTTCCGAGTTGGCTTTGTTAGGAAGGGATTTACCCGGGGAGGATGTTCATTCCTTTGTACCGAATTACATAAGACTTGCTGAGGCAGAGGCAAAATGGTTGGAAGCAAAAAAAGAAATGCAATAG
- the rimI gene encoding ribosomal protein S18-alanine N-acetyltransferase has product MNGSLTFRDMELKDIDDVLKIEHESFTAPWSREAFVNELTSNRFAVYIVIEEAEQVVGYCGVWVIVDEAHITNIALLPEHRGKKLGEALLLKVMEVTKKLGAVKMTLEVRVTNSVALALYRKLGFKDGAIRKGYYTDNREDALVMWVEL; this is encoded by the coding sequence ATGAACGGATCACTAACTTTCCGAGATATGGAATTAAAAGATATCGATGATGTACTAAAAATAGAGCATGAATCGTTTACTGCCCCTTGGAGTCGTGAGGCATTTGTCAATGAACTGACAAGCAATCGGTTCGCAGTCTATATTGTCATTGAAGAGGCCGAACAGGTAGTTGGATATTGTGGTGTATGGGTGATTGTGGATGAAGCTCATATAACAAATATTGCACTACTTCCAGAACATAGGGGGAAAAAGCTAGGGGAAGCATTGTTATTGAAGGTAATGGAGGTAACGAAGAAATTGGGTGCAGTAAAGATGACACTTGAAGTGAGGGTAACTAATTCAGTAGCTCTGGCTTTATACCGTAAGCTAGGGTTTAAAGATGGTGCAATTCGTAAAGGGTATTATACTGATAACCGTGAAGATGCTTTAGTAATGTGGGTGGAGTTATGA
- the tsaD gene encoding tRNA (adenosine(37)-N6)-threonylcarbamoyltransferase complex transferase subunit TsaD — MRKDLLIMGIESSCDETAVAIVKNGREIVSNVIASQIESHKRFGGVVPEIASRHHVEQITIVLEEAMKQAGVTFKDLDAIAVTEGPGLVGALLIGVNAAKAIAFAHSIPLVGVHHITGHIYANRLVTEMNFPLLSLVVSGGHTELVYMKEHGDFKVIGETRDDAAGEAYDKVARTLNQPYPGGPHIDRMAQEGKPTINLPRAWLEEGSYDFSFSGLKSAVINTVHNAEQRGESIKPEDLAASFQQSVIDVLVTKAVKAAKEYQVKQVLLAGGVAANKGLRAALTEAFTKIPEIELVIPPLSLCTDNAAMIAAVGSVLFEKGKRANLSLNGNPGLDITIYN; from the coding sequence ATGAGAAAAGATCTATTAATAATGGGCATTGAGTCAAGTTGTGATGAAACGGCAGTTGCTATTGTAAAAAACGGACGGGAAATCGTTTCGAATGTTATTGCTTCACAAATTGAAAGTCATAAACGGTTTGGTGGTGTTGTTCCAGAAATAGCATCGCGACACCATGTTGAGCAGATTACAATTGTTTTAGAGGAAGCAATGAAACAAGCAGGAGTCACCTTTAAAGACTTAGATGCCATTGCAGTTACCGAAGGCCCAGGGTTAGTTGGTGCTCTTTTAATTGGGGTAAATGCAGCTAAAGCAATCGCTTTTGCTCATAGTATTCCACTCGTCGGTGTCCATCATATCACCGGTCATATTTATGCGAATCGTCTTGTGACTGAAATGAATTTCCCACTCCTTTCCTTAGTTGTTTCTGGTGGTCATACTGAGCTAGTCTATATGAAGGAACATGGAGATTTTAAGGTTATTGGTGAAACAAGAGATGATGCAGCAGGTGAAGCATATGATAAGGTTGCCCGAACGCTGAATCAACCTTATCCGGGTGGTCCTCATATTGACCGAATGGCACAAGAAGGAAAGCCTACGATCAACTTGCCAAGAGCATGGCTAGAAGAAGGCTCATATGATTTTAGTTTTAGTGGATTAAAATCAGCTGTAATAAATACAGTTCATAATGCAGAGCAACGTGGAGAGAGCATCAAACCAGAGGATCTTGCAGCAAGCTTTCAGCAAAGTGTTATTGATGTGTTAGTTACAAAAGCCGTAAAAGCTGCGAAAGAATATCAAGTTAAGCAGGTCCTACTCGCAGGTGGTGTAGCAGCCAATAAGGGATTAAGAGCGGCACTAACAGAGGCATTTACTAAAATTCCCGAAATCGAGTTGGTCATTCCACCATTATCCTTATGTACGGATAATGCCGCGATGATTGCAGCAGTCGGTAGCGTTTTATTTGAAAAAGGAAAGCGTGCTAACCTTTCATTAAATGGCAATCCTGGATTGGACATCACGATCTACAATTAA
- a CDS encoding ABC-F family ATP-binding cassette domain-containing protein, producing the protein MILLQVNQLNKYYGADLILSNIKLEVQTRDRIALVGRNGAGKSTLLKIIAGQMSFDSGEIMKPKEVTIGYLAQNTGLESSLSIWEEMLTVFAGLRILEQKLRQYEEQMSDPAILKETSTYEKLLKDYDLLQVQFKDLGGYQYEADIRSVLHGLNFHTFDYSTKISSLSGGQKTRLALGKLLLTKPDILILDEPTNHLDIETLSWLEQYLQNYEGAILIVSHDRYFLDKVVNQVYEMSRQQILKFTGNYSSYLVHKAENYEREMKMYEKQQDEITKLQDFVARNLARASTTKRAQSRRKQLNRMDVMNRPLGNEKSATFSFDIEKQSGNEVLNVHSVAVGYGEERVSENISIRITRGESIALVGPNGIGKSTLLKTIVQKLDPLAGTFQLGSNVSIGYYDQEQAELTSNKRVLNELWDEYPLKPEKEVRTVLGNFLFSGDDVLKIVSTLSGGEKARLALAKLMMEKANLLILDEPTNHLDLDSKEVLENALIDYPGTILFVSHDRYFINRIVTKVIELGKNGAVEYLGDYDYYVEKKLEQVELKALENTPKVGTTLAGTPVKNTYQQDKETKKLERQRQRRMEEIEASVEKLETLISTNEQLLCDPEIYQNHEKVLELNGQNEAAHSTLEELMEEWAELAED; encoded by the coding sequence ATGATATTATTACAAGTAAACCAATTAAATAAATATTATGGTGCAGATCTTATTTTATCTAATATTAAACTAGAAGTACAAACTCGAGATAGAATTGCCTTAGTCGGCCGTAACGGTGCTGGAAAATCTACTCTGCTAAAAATCATTGCTGGGCAGATGTCCTTTGATTCTGGAGAAATCATGAAACCAAAGGAAGTTACGATTGGGTATTTAGCACAAAATACAGGGCTGGAATCAAGCCTTTCCATTTGGGAAGAAATGCTTACGGTTTTTGCTGGATTACGAATTCTTGAACAAAAGCTTCGACAATATGAAGAACAAATGTCTGATCCAGCAATATTAAAAGAAACAAGCACTTACGAAAAATTATTAAAGGATTATGACCTCTTGCAGGTTCAATTTAAAGACCTTGGAGGGTACCAATACGAGGCCGATATTCGTTCCGTTCTTCACGGTTTAAATTTTCATACCTTTGATTATTCTACCAAAATTTCCAGCCTGAGTGGTGGCCAAAAAACGCGGCTTGCACTTGGAAAATTATTATTAACCAAACCCGATATTCTTATTTTGGACGAACCCACCAACCATTTAGACATTGAAACATTGTCCTGGTTAGAACAGTATTTACAAAATTACGAAGGAGCTATTTTAATTGTTTCTCATGATCGCTACTTTTTAGACAAAGTTGTCAACCAGGTTTATGAAATGTCACGGCAACAAATCCTAAAATTCACAGGAAATTATAGTTCCTATCTCGTGCACAAGGCAGAAAACTATGAACGTGAAATGAAGATGTATGAAAAGCAGCAGGATGAAATTACGAAGTTACAAGATTTTGTTGCTCGAAACCTCGCCCGTGCATCCACTACAAAAAGGGCGCAAAGCCGGCGGAAACAACTTAATCGAATGGATGTTATGAACCGGCCTCTAGGAAATGAGAAATCAGCTACATTCTCTTTTGATATTGAAAAACAAAGCGGAAATGAAGTGTTAAACGTCCATTCTGTCGCTGTTGGTTATGGTGAAGAAAGGGTATCTGAAAATATATCCATTCGAATTACCCGTGGGGAAAGTATCGCGCTGGTTGGGCCGAATGGGATCGGTAAATCCACCTTATTAAAAACTATTGTACAAAAACTAGATCCGTTAGCTGGCACATTCCAATTAGGCTCCAACGTCTCGATTGGCTATTATGATCAGGAACAAGCTGAATTAACATCAAATAAACGTGTGTTAAATGAACTATGGGATGAATATCCGTTAAAGCCTGAAAAAGAAGTTCGAACTGTTTTAGGTAATTTTTTATTTTCGGGTGACGATGTTTTGAAAATTGTTTCAACCTTAAGCGGCGGAGAAAAAGCTCGACTTGCCCTCGCCAAGCTTATGATGGAAAAAGCTAATCTCCTCATTCTTGATGAGCCCACGAACCATCTGGATTTAGACAGCAAAGAGGTACTAGAAAACGCCCTCATCGATTATCCTGGAACTATTTTATTCGTTTCACATGACCGTTATTTCATTAATCGAATCGTTACAAAAGTGATCGAATTAGGGAAGAACGGCGCTGTCGAATATTTAGGTGATTATGACTACTACGTTGAAAAGAAACTCGAACAAGTTGAGCTAAAAGCACTTGAGAATACACCTAAGGTGGGGACAACACTTGCTGGCACTCCAGTAAAAAATACTTATCAACAGGATAAGGAAACAAAAAAATTGGAGCGCCAACGACAGAGAAGAATGGAGGAAATTGAGGCGAGTGTCGAAAAATTAGAGACACTGATCTCAACTAACGAACAGCTATTATGTGACCCAGAGATATACCAAAACCATGAAAAAGTGTTGGAGCTTAACGGCCAAAACGAGGCGGCACATTCCACGCTTGAAGAACTGATGGAGGAATGGGCTGAACTTGCTGAGGACTAG
- the moaC gene encoding cyclic pyranopterin monophosphate synthase MoaC encodes MGEFTHFNEEGRAKMVDVSSKPETIRTALAYSSITVSCDIYEKITNNEMKKGDVLAVAQVAAVMACKKTWDIIPMCHPIPLNGVDISFSWGKENNDYILHISAKVKTKGNTGVEMEALTAASVCALTVYDMCKAVDKGMVIGKTFLVEKTGGKSGDFHRENRVK; translated from the coding sequence ATGGGAGAATTTACGCATTTTAATGAAGAAGGCCGTGCTAAAATGGTCGATGTTAGCAGTAAACCTGAAACAATTAGAACAGCTCTCGCTTATTCAAGTATTACTGTTAGCTGTGATATTTATGAAAAAATAACCAATAATGAAATGAAAAAAGGGGATGTCCTAGCAGTTGCACAAGTTGCAGCAGTAATGGCATGTAAAAAAACTTGGGATATTATTCCAATGTGTCACCCGATTCCCTTAAATGGTGTAGATATTTCTTTTTCATGGGGAAAAGAAAATAATGACTATATTTTGCACATTTCAGCAAAGGTTAAAACAAAAGGAAATACAGGTGTGGAAATGGAAGCGTTAACAGCAGCCTCGGTTTGTGCTTTAACGGTTTACGATATGTGTAAGGCAGTCGATAAAGGTATGGTAATTGGAAAAACGTTTTTAGTTGAAAAAACAGGTGGGAAAAGCGGAGATTTTCATAGAGAAAACCGTGTGAAATAA
- a CDS encoding redox-sensing transcriptional repressor Rex has translation MANEGSSKIPQATAKRLPLYYRFLKNLHTSGKQRVSSAELSEAVKVDSATIRRDFSYFGALGKKGYGYNVNYLLTFFRKTLDQDELTKVALIGVGNLGTALLNYNFLKNNNTKIAIAFDVDPAKVGTSILDVPVAHMDDLEKKIKEENIHVAILTIPAPVAQATTDRLTSGPIKGILNFTPARLNVPSDIRVHHIDLAVELQSLVYFLKHYPKVEEE, from the coding sequence ATGGCAAATGAGGGTTCATCCAAAATACCACAGGCCACTGCAAAAAGATTACCACTGTATTATCGTTTCTTAAAAAATTTACATACATCCGGAAAACAGCGCGTTTCATCTGCAGAACTAAGCGAGGCAGTCAAAGTAGATTCTGCGACGATACGCAGAGACTTCTCTTATTTTGGTGCGTTAGGGAAAAAGGGCTACGGTTACAATGTGAATTACCTGTTAACTTTTTTTCGGAAAACGCTTGATCAGGATGAATTGACAAAAGTAGCTTTAATTGGTGTAGGTAATCTAGGCACAGCTTTATTAAATTATAATTTTTTAAAAAATAATAATACGAAGATCGCCATTGCATTTGATGTAGACCCAGCAAAGGTTGGAACAAGTATTCTTGATGTTCCTGTTGCTCATATGGATGATTTAGAGAAAAAAATCAAAGAAGAGAATATTCATGTGGCGATTCTGACGATTCCAGCTCCAGTAGCGCAAGCGACAACTGATCGGTTAACCAGTGGTCCTATTAAAGGAATTCTAAATTTTACGCCAGCACGATTGAATGTTCCTTCGGACATTCGTGTTCATCATATTGATTTGGCCGTAGAATTACAATCACTTGTGTATTTCTTAAAGCACTATCCAAAGGTAGAAGAGGAATAA
- a CDS encoding PucR family transcriptional regulator, translating into MYICKDFILQDPAQFCSSINLVCLCDLEIPTELTSCDMLNLILIKKPVSVNTLYARIQNIILTSSDEGYIPQKLLDAACSGNLQTIADTACSLLGNPIIIYDLGFQILAFSQNLRPENEIYKMAGQDEQMIQQTMAAFFQVKALDTMREKGSSYFWKCYGHDKPLPEDTILIHAPIMLDKVIIGYAVVMKGYVDWDESDLILTDKICKIISLEMKNNYFNKNIKGMLHEHFLRDMLENSIEKREFIEARISTLNLKLNKNIYMAVIQSVNPTHLNSQLHPILKELGKIFKNSIFAVYTDHIVLIHHNNENQELTGQEQERLNTYLNACDMAAGFSMCFHDPCQIKRHYQQAKDALDIGLSLQKPGKVFFFQQLSIYRLFELGNKTTDITDYLHPAVFCLVNYDKENHTEFMKTLYYYIINLKALLKTKEILYIHRNTLVYRINKIQEITNIDLHDGETFFQLYISFKGLEFIAHRTNNKISFF; encoded by the coding sequence TTGTATATCTGCAAAGATTTCATACTCCAAGACCCAGCGCAGTTTTGTTCATCTATTAATTTAGTGTGTCTATGTGACCTTGAAATTCCAACTGAGTTGACTTCTTGTGATATGCTCAATCTTATTTTAATTAAGAAGCCGGTCAGCGTTAATACGTTATATGCGCGGATACAAAACATTATCCTCACATCTAGTGATGAAGGTTATATTCCTCAAAAGCTTTTAGACGCTGCATGTTCCGGAAATCTGCAAACCATTGCGGACACAGCTTGTTCCTTACTTGGAAACCCTATTATAATATATGATTTAGGTTTTCAAATTCTTGCTTTTTCTCAAAACTTAAGACCTGAGAATGAGATTTATAAAATGGCCGGACAGGATGAGCAGATGATTCAACAAACAATGGCAGCTTTTTTTCAGGTAAAAGCGTTAGATACGATGCGAGAGAAAGGTTCTTCCTATTTTTGGAAGTGCTACGGCCATGACAAACCTTTGCCGGAAGATACCATACTGATACATGCGCCCATTATGTTGGATAAAGTTATCATTGGATATGCAGTGGTAATGAAAGGATATGTTGATTGGGATGAAAGCGACCTTATTCTGACTGATAAAATATGCAAGATTATCTCCCTTGAAATGAAAAACAACTACTTTAATAAAAATATCAAGGGTATGCTACATGAGCATTTTCTTAGGGATATGCTGGAAAATTCAATTGAAAAAAGAGAATTTATCGAAGCACGAATCAGCACCTTGAATTTGAAATTGAATAAAAATATTTATATGGCTGTGATTCAATCAGTAAATCCAACTCATTTAAACTCGCAATTACATCCAATATTAAAGGAACTAGGAAAGATTTTTAAAAACAGTATTTTTGCCGTATACACAGATCATATTGTATTGATCCATCATAATAATGAAAATCAGGAATTGACGGGTCAGGAGCAGGAGAGGCTCAACACTTATCTTAACGCTTGTGATATGGCTGCTGGTTTTAGTATGTGCTTTCACGATCCCTGTCAAATCAAGCGACATTATCAACAAGCAAAAGATGCTCTGGATATTGGTTTATCTTTACAAAAGCCGGGAAAAGTTTTCTTTTTTCAACAACTATCTATTTACCGATTGTTTGAATTGGGCAACAAGACTACCGATATTACGGATTATTTGCATCCAGCTGTATTTTGTCTGGTAAACTACGATAAAGAAAACCATACTGAATTTATGAAAACACTATACTATTATATTATTAACCTAAAAGCTTTATTAAAGACGAAGGAAATCCTTTATATTCATCGAAACACCCTGGTTTACCGCATTAATAAAATTCAAGAAATCACAAACATTGACCTACACGATGGCGAAACATTCTTTCAGTTATATATTTCCTTTAAAGGACTTGAGTTTATAGCACACCGGACTAACAATAAAATAAGTTTCTTCTAG
- a CDS encoding FAD-dependent oxidoreductase yields MSENEKKGLSRRNFVKGTAIAALGVASAGLLAGCSEKADTARASAETSSEDWLGKAPEISDSKIKQTLKADVVIVGAGVAGMHAARAASEAGASVIVVEKADTFQVRSGQYGIIDSKIQKSLGVKMDKNAAITENMKQMGYRADHRMWNYWANHSGEDFDWLMELAPDHVVLPEDALSLDVNKINISMQHFPVPEGYNPAEEYNPSYPTVMAILPSQKKLMERVHQKCLKQGCKFMFKTWAKTLIRPNNKGRIEGVICQDIKGNYIKIIGKKGVVLATGDYGNNKDMIKYFVPWAVNFFNVYPSVDANGNPANTGDGHKLGVWVGAKMEDGPHAPMTHTLGGPLGVDAFFLANTVGKRFINEDAGGQQLSNALYRQPGNFAWQIFDDKWPEQIGLMNVSHGSVNHCVAADKVPHLKDSSWALGRVSITSREEVRATDGIVIANSLEELVGKLGLDSKAQARLLASIKRYNELCGKGVDEDFGKMAKRLFPIANPPFYAGKMAGGAMLVNMGGLTCDPETGNVLDKDYKGIEGLYAVGNVSGGRFVGDYPTVTAGTSHAFALTYGRLVGMTVAKL; encoded by the coding sequence ATGAGCGAAAACGAGAAGAAGGGGTTAAGTCGAAGGAACTTTGTTAAAGGAACAGCAATTGCAGCTTTGGGGGTTGCTTCCGCGGGACTACTGGCTGGTTGTTCCGAGAAAGCGGATACTGCACGAGCTTCTGCAGAAACTTCGTCCGAAGATTGGCTGGGTAAGGCACCTGAAATTTCTGATTCGAAAATTAAACAGACTCTTAAAGCTGACGTGGTGATTGTCGGGGCTGGTGTAGCAGGAATGCATGCGGCACGAGCAGCGTCGGAGGCCGGTGCCTCAGTAATTGTTGTCGAAAAGGCAGACACATTCCAAGTCCGCAGCGGTCAGTATGGAATCATCGATAGCAAAATTCAAAAGTCTCTTGGAGTCAAGATGGATAAAAACGCTGCAATTACCGAGAACATGAAGCAGATGGGTTACCGTGCAGATCACCGTATGTGGAACTACTGGGCTAATCATAGCGGCGAGGACTTTGATTGGCTGATGGAACTTGCACCTGACCATGTGGTTCTTCCAGAAGATGCACTCTCATTAGATGTAAACAAGATTAATATATCAATGCAACACTTTCCAGTACCCGAGGGTTACAATCCCGCGGAGGAATACAACCCTTCATACCCGACGGTTATGGCTATTCTTCCGAGTCAAAAAAAGCTTATGGAACGCGTACATCAGAAGTGTTTGAAGCAGGGATGCAAGTTTATGTTTAAGACGTGGGCAAAAACGCTCATCCGCCCTAACAATAAAGGCAGGATTGAAGGTGTCATCTGTCAAGACATAAAGGGAAATTATATTAAAATCATCGGTAAAAAGGGTGTTGTCCTTGCGACGGGGGATTATGGCAATAACAAAGACATGATTAAGTATTTCGTACCTTGGGCGGTAAATTTCTTTAATGTTTATCCCAGCGTAGATGCTAATGGTAACCCAGCCAATACAGGCGATGGACATAAGCTGGGCGTCTGGGTCGGGGCAAAGATGGAAGACGGTCCCCATGCGCCGATGACTCACACACTTGGTGGTCCTCTTGGTGTTGATGCGTTCTTTTTGGCTAACACTGTAGGAAAACGCTTTATTAACGAAGATGCCGGCGGCCAGCAGTTGTCAAATGCCCTATATCGCCAACCGGGCAATTTTGCGTGGCAGATCTTTGATGATAAGTGGCCTGAACAGATTGGACTCATGAATGTTTCCCACGGAAGCGTCAACCACTGTGTTGCTGCTGATAAGGTCCCTCATTTAAAGGACTCCTCTTGGGCTCTTGGCAGGGTGTCAATTACCTCCCGTGAGGAAGTTCGGGCCACTGATGGCATTGTTATCGCCAACAGTTTAGAGGAGTTGGTAGGCAAGCTTGGGCTGGATTCAAAGGCGCAGGCAAGGCTCCTTGCGTCCATCAAACGCTACAATGAGCTATGCGGTAAAGGCGTGGATGAGGACTTTGGCAAGATGGCGAAGCGGTTATTCCCAATTGCAAATCCTCCCTTCTATGCTGGTAAGATGGCCGGGGGCGCTATGCTCGTCAACATGGGCGGATTGACCTGCGACCCTGAAACGGGAAATGTTCTTGATAAGGATTACAAGGGAATTGAGGGCTTGTATGCAGTGGGAAACGTATCGGGTGGACGCTTTGTTGGTGACTATCCTACCGTCACGGCAGGTACAAGTCATGCATTTGCCCTCACTTACGGACGTCTCGTTGGGATGACAGTTGCCAAGCTCTAG
- a CDS encoding cytochrome c3 family protein codes for MFKKMSPKPEQINNEQKLFKNLSKKQIIFLLLIVLAFVGLGGLAVVKASDNPAFCSTTCHNMKPQYNSYQNSSSNLLAYKHAKAKIVCHDCHQDSLTTKAQEGVKYVTGNYEDPMKTRTFSKEMCLKCHDWKKVQKKTASLGTKANENPHNSEHGGQRECSTCHKVHEQSTNGCLKCHGASWANKLDISWKKK; via the coding sequence TTGTTTAAAAAAATGTCACCCAAACCAGAACAAATAAATAACGAACAAAAGCTTTTTAAAAATCTGTCAAAGAAACAAATAATCTTTCTACTATTGATTGTACTTGCCTTTGTGGGTCTAGGAGGATTGGCAGTCGTAAAGGCCAGCGATAACCCAGCATTTTGCAGTACCACCTGTCACAATATGAAACCACAGTATAATTCGTATCAAAATAGTAGCAGTAATTTGCTAGCTTATAAACATGCCAAGGCTAAGATTGTATGTCATGATTGCCACCAGGACTCACTTACGACAAAAGCTCAGGAAGGTGTGAAATATGTAACCGGAAACTATGAGGATCCAATGAAAACGAGAACCTTTTCAAAAGAGATGTGCTTGAAATGTCATGATTGGAAGAAGGTACAAAAAAAGACCGCATCGCTTGGAACAAAGGCAAATGAGAATCCGCATAATTCAGAACACGGTGGTCAGCGGGAGTGTAGTACCTGCCACAAAGTACATGAGCAATCAACCAATGGATGTTTAAAATGTCACGGAGCCTCATGGGCGAATAAATTAGATATCAGTTGGAAGAAGAAATAG
- a CDS encoding twin-arginine translocase TatA/TatE family subunit, which translates to MLSNIGIPGLVLIFILALIVFGPKKLPELGRAVGQTLSEFKKSARDLTSDIVKEIDEAKQDATVQVLTSDVVKKVDEVKKM; encoded by the coding sequence ATGCTTTCAAACATTGGAATACCTGGGTTAGTCTTAATTTTTATTTTGGCACTTATCGTATTTGGACCAAAGAAATTGCCTGAACTTGGCCGTGCAGTTGGACAAACACTCAGTGAATTTAAAAAATCTGCAAGAGACCTCACAAGCGATATAGTCAAGGAAATTGATGAGGCAAAACAAGATGCAACTGTACAAGTACTTACAAGTGATGTAGTTAAGAAAGTTGATGAGGTAAAAAAGATGTAA